A window of Streptomyces gilvosporeus contains these coding sequences:
- a CDS encoding FtsK/SpoIIIE domain-containing protein, whose protein sequence is MNHDDDNELFNRLEAEMTAPESGDVVDLSKARAARAESADPTPDRSPDSNAAESADRGERESDDSHPTMVDRPVPTESGPGLLDRIKGAKRLDVIPPWMKSGAEFKEAAGWIAGHVGHTAAFHGLRVPFLYAPKLVWRSPRGALNTLGKLGRWAVDAEGEPLRQAEARRENSEIYLKLSRQRDRRVRLRVLVALLGALITLAGILYLVYGADPVTQFIATVVGVLTFGWLGAPADAPLATRAVIKTEVQKLTSDIVIKAMASIGIGQIASAVAKGQDGIKFVSPITREGPGWRADIDLPLGVTVADVADRRARLASGLRRPLGCVWPDADPNEHEGRLILWVGDRDLSKTGNVKWQLANARRHDIFKRIPFGLDPRGRAQSVPLVQHNVLVGSQPGQGKTASVRVLACGAALDPSVELWLHENKGTGDLDELACISHRFVSGIDDESIKYAADSLKLLREEVMRRAAAIKKLPRDLCPDKRITREIADKRSLKLWPLLAVFDECQNLFAHGKYGKQAGEDAEFIIKLGRALGVILVLATQRPDKDSLPTGISGNVSIRFCLRVAGQVENDMILGTSAYKNGVRATAFRPEIDAGNGYLGGATPLPVVVRTAYLDDNATHAIAQRALALRKAEGTLSGIALGEESQTPAGPTYDLLADIAAVVPLSEERVWNERIAARLAELRPEIYGGWKGENVTSTLKPHGIKTRDVAGITDDGTRTTRRGIARADLTKAITERDEYRGAA, encoded by the coding sequence GTGAATCACGACGACGACAACGAACTGTTCAACCGACTCGAAGCCGAAATGACCGCCCCCGAGTCGGGCGACGTGGTCGACCTGAGCAAGGCGCGCGCCGCCCGTGCCGAGTCGGCCGACCCCACCCCCGACCGGTCGCCCGACTCCAACGCGGCCGAGTCGGCCGACCGGGGCGAGAGGGAGTCGGACGACTCCCACCCGACCATGGTCGACCGCCCGGTGCCGACCGAGTCTGGCCCGGGACTCCTCGACCGAATCAAGGGCGCCAAGCGACTCGACGTCATCCCGCCGTGGATGAAGTCGGGGGCGGAGTTCAAGGAAGCGGCGGGCTGGATCGCCGGACACGTCGGCCACACCGCCGCCTTCCACGGCCTGCGCGTCCCCTTCCTCTACGCCCCGAAACTGGTCTGGCGCTCCCCGCGCGGCGCCCTGAACACCCTGGGCAAGCTCGGCCGTTGGGCCGTGGACGCCGAGGGCGAGCCGCTGCGGCAGGCCGAGGCACGGCGCGAGAACTCCGAGATCTACCTCAAGCTCTCCCGCCAGCGCGACCGCCGCGTACGGCTCCGCGTCCTGGTCGCCCTGCTGGGCGCCCTCATCACGCTCGCCGGGATCCTCTACCTGGTCTACGGCGCCGACCCGGTCACCCAGTTCATCGCCACCGTGGTGGGAGTGCTGACCTTCGGATGGCTGGGGGCGCCGGCCGATGCGCCGCTGGCGACGCGGGCGGTCATCAAGACCGAGGTACAGAAGCTCACCAGCGACATCGTCATCAAGGCCATGGCCTCCATCGGCATCGGCCAGATCGCCTCCGCGGTCGCCAAGGGCCAGGACGGCATCAAGTTCGTCTCCCCGATCACCCGCGAGGGGCCCGGCTGGCGCGCCGACATCGACCTCCCCCTGGGCGTCACGGTCGCCGACGTCGCCGACCGCCGTGCCCGACTCGCCTCCGGCCTGCGGCGCCCGCTGGGGTGCGTGTGGCCGGACGCCGACCCCAACGAGCACGAGGGACGGCTCATCCTGTGGGTGGGGGACCGGGACCTGTCCAAGACCGGCAACGTCAAGTGGCAGCTTGCCAATGCCCGGCGCCACGACATCTTCAAGCGCATCCCGTTCGGTCTCGACCCGCGCGGCCGGGCCCAGTCGGTCCCGCTCGTCCAGCACAACGTCCTCGTCGGCTCGCAGCCCGGACAGGGCAAGACCGCCTCCGTGCGCGTGCTGGCCTGCGGCGCGGCCCTGGACCCGTCCGTGGAACTGTGGCTGCACGAGAACAAGGGCACCGGCGACCTGGACGAACTCGCCTGCATCTCCCACCGGTTCGTCTCCGGCATCGACGACGAGTCGATCAAGTACGCGGCCGACTCCCTCAAACTGCTGCGCGAGGAGGTCATGCGCCGGGCCGCAGCCATCAAGAAGCTGCCGCGGGACCTGTGCCCCGACAAACGCATCACCCGCGAGATCGCCGACAAACGCTCCCTGAAGCTGTGGCCCCTGCTCGCCGTCTTCGACGAGTGCCAAAACCTCTTCGCCCACGGCAAGTACGGCAAGCAGGCAGGCGAGGACGCCGAGTTCATCATCAAGCTCGGCCGCGCCCTCGGCGTCATCCTCGTCCTGGCAACCCAGCGCCCCGACAAAGACTCACTGCCCACCGGCATCAGCGGAAACGTCTCCATCCGCTTCTGCCTGAGGGTCGCCGGCCAGGTCGAGAACGACATGATCCTTGGCACGTCCGCGTACAAGAACGGCGTCCGTGCCACCGCCTTCCGACCCGAGATCGACGCCGGCAACGGCTACCTCGGCGGCGCCACCCCGCTCCCGGTCGTGGTGCGCACCGCCTACCTGGACGACAACGCCACCCACGCCATCGCCCAACGCGCCCTCGCACTCCGCAAGGCCGAGGGCACCCTGTCCGGCATCGCCCTCGGCGAGGAGTCCCAGACCCCGGCCGGGCCGACCTACGACCTGCTCGCCGACATCGCCGCCGTCGTCCCGCTCAGCGAGGAACGGGTGTGGAACGAGCGGATCGCCGCCCGGCTCGCCGAGCTTCGGCCCGAGATCTACGGCGGCTGGAAGGGCGAGAACGTCACCAGCACCCTGAAGCCCCACGGCATCAAGACCCGCGACGTCGCCGGCATCACCGACGACGGCACCCGCACCACCCGCCGCGGCATCGCCCGCGCCGACCTCACCAAGGCAATCACAGAGCGTGACGAATACCGGGGCGCCGCCTAG
- a CDS encoding DUF6292 family protein, whose translation MPDNTAYVPHAPYIKAVADALDTDGLTVADWNADDNDPRDAYIEFERSVTSAAYGADTEVSLLWMEERGWMVGWGNADTVSQQGLDWVIDLFTGVLPTPEEMVAEARTVVAKIPGPQGGPYGRYRDSCDDDGFEPELAQYARGASSIQ comes from the coding sequence GTGCCTGACAACACCGCATACGTCCCCCACGCGCCCTACATCAAGGCCGTCGCCGATGCCCTGGACACCGACGGCTTGACCGTCGCCGACTGGAACGCCGACGACAACGACCCCCGCGACGCCTACATCGAGTTCGAACGATCGGTCACCTCGGCCGCTTACGGCGCAGACACCGAGGTCAGCCTGCTGTGGATGGAGGAAAGGGGCTGGATGGTCGGCTGGGGCAACGCCGACACCGTCTCGCAACAGGGCCTCGACTGGGTCATCGACCTGTTCACCGGCGTACTCCCCACCCCGGAAGAGATGGTCGCCGAGGCCCGCACGGTCGTGGCGAAGATCCCTGGCCCTCAGGGCGGGCCTTACGGCCGTTACCGCGACAGCTGCGATGACGACGGCTTCGAGCCCGAACTCGCCCAGTACGCCCGCGGGGCCAGCAGCATCCAGTAG
- a CDS encoding DnaB-like helicase N-terminal domain-containing protein, producing the protein MTAEPSSSQYANVRPLHSVPEAEIDKVPPQDLEAEQSVLGAMLLSAEVIDDVVETMDPGDHYRPAHETIHRAILEMHAAGQPADPVTLARHLGQRGDLARIGGASYLHTLIQAVPTAANAEYYAEIVREVAERRRLIEAGTRLVQAASARDIDTQTLRAAVLEQITQFAAEPAEAETATLPAGPPNPLYDPHLGLIRPQRPGPIPHSDVFCGWVGDTVRELDPTTEADPVAVLVNLLSAAGAVIGRRPHLMVGNDRHPCLIWALTIGPTASGRKGSATSTARRVLAEAVPDFFGPEHTPRGLNSGEGLIEYVKDDDSDAPAPATLDKRLWVLESEYAVTMSRGRREGSSLPGVLRQAWDGDSLGSMVRDSLKATDPHIAILGHITPEEFRAKMQDSEMAGGTYNRFLPIFCHRNLILPGARGASPELIANLASGWRTVLADAARVEHVKFSNDAWDLYCQEVYPALSDDSAGGAIAQFTARAAPYVQRVAMVYALCDHTDTIAEPHMRAAWHLLNYARASAVHLLGNVSGDPKVNKLADAVRRAGPGGLAADQIRRLFKNTTRLERDRLAGELLDQPGYVRTRRQGKGRPTTVITYAG; encoded by the coding sequence ATGACAGCTGAGCCGTCTTCGTCCCAGTACGCCAATGTCCGCCCCCTTCACAGCGTTCCGGAAGCCGAGATCGACAAGGTTCCGCCGCAGGACTTGGAAGCTGAACAGTCGGTGCTGGGCGCCATGCTGCTTTCCGCCGAGGTCATCGACGACGTAGTTGAGACGATGGATCCCGGCGACCACTACCGGCCCGCGCACGAGACGATCCACCGAGCGATCCTCGAAATGCACGCCGCTGGCCAACCTGCCGACCCCGTCACCCTCGCCCGACACCTCGGCCAGCGCGGAGACTTGGCCCGCATCGGCGGTGCCAGCTACCTCCACACTCTTATCCAGGCTGTCCCCACAGCGGCCAACGCTGAGTACTACGCCGAGATCGTGCGCGAGGTGGCCGAGCGCCGTCGCCTGATCGAAGCGGGGACTCGGCTTGTTCAGGCCGCCTCAGCACGGGACATCGACACGCAGACGCTGCGTGCTGCCGTCCTTGAACAGATCACCCAGTTCGCCGCCGAACCGGCCGAAGCTGAGACGGCGACCTTGCCCGCGGGGCCTCCAAACCCCCTGTACGACCCGCACCTTGGACTCATCCGGCCTCAACGGCCCGGCCCTATCCCGCACTCCGACGTGTTCTGCGGCTGGGTGGGCGATACCGTCCGAGAACTGGATCCCACCACCGAGGCTGACCCGGTCGCTGTGCTGGTCAACCTGCTCTCTGCGGCGGGCGCCGTCATTGGTCGGCGACCGCACCTGATGGTGGGCAACGACCGTCATCCATGCCTGATCTGGGCGCTGACCATTGGCCCCACTGCATCGGGGCGCAAGGGCTCGGCGACTTCCACTGCCCGCCGCGTGCTCGCCGAGGCGGTGCCGGACTTCTTCGGCCCTGAGCACACCCCTCGCGGGCTGAACTCAGGCGAAGGACTCATCGAGTACGTCAAGGATGACGACAGCGATGCCCCCGCCCCTGCCACGCTCGACAAGCGCCTCTGGGTCCTGGAATCGGAGTACGCCGTCACCATGAGCCGTGGTCGGCGCGAAGGCTCCAGCCTTCCAGGTGTCCTGCGGCAGGCATGGGACGGCGATTCGCTCGGATCGATGGTCCGTGACTCCCTCAAGGCGACTGACCCGCACATCGCGATCCTGGGGCACATCACCCCCGAAGAGTTCCGCGCCAAGATGCAGGACTCCGAGATGGCCGGGGGCACCTACAACCGCTTCCTGCCGATCTTCTGTCACCGCAACCTGATCCTCCCCGGCGCCCGCGGAGCCAGCCCGGAACTGATCGCCAATCTCGCCTCCGGCTGGCGCACGGTCCTGGCCGATGCGGCGCGCGTTGAACACGTCAAGTTCAGCAACGATGCGTGGGACCTGTACTGCCAGGAGGTTTACCCGGCGCTCAGCGACGACTCGGCCGGCGGGGCCATCGCCCAATTCACGGCCCGCGCCGCGCCCTACGTGCAGCGCGTCGCCATGGTCTACGCCCTGTGCGACCACACGGACACCATCGCCGAACCGCACATGCGGGCCGCCTGGCACCTGCTCAACTACGCCCGAGCTTCCGCCGTCCACCTGCTCGGCAACGTCAGCGGTGATCCCAAGGTGAACAAGCTCGCTGACGCCGTCCGTCGCGCTGGGCCCGGCGGGCTCGCCGCCGACCAGATCCGCCGGCTGTTCAAGAACACCACCCGCCTGGAACGCGACCGGCTTGCGGGTGAACTGCTTGATCAGCCCGGCTACGTCCGCACGCGACGGCAGGGCAAGGGCCGACCCACCACGGTCATCACCTACGCGGGCTGA
- a CDS encoding helix-turn-helix domain-containing protein — MTLAMPEQEVATEPVLYRVKDAMAVLRMSKTVIYELIRAGRLRTVKEGRTRFVPASAIAEYVALLEREAGGRK, encoded by the coding sequence GTGACCCTCGCAATGCCCGAACAGGAAGTGGCCACTGAGCCCGTGCTGTACCGGGTGAAGGACGCCATGGCGGTCCTGCGTATGAGCAAGACCGTGATCTACGAGCTGATCAGAGCAGGGCGCCTGCGCACGGTGAAGGAGGGGCGGACGCGGTTCGTCCCCGCTTCCGCCATTGCCGAGTACGTCGCCCTGTTGGAGCGCGAAGCCGGAGGACGCAAGTGA
- a CDS encoding site-specific integrase: MTKRRSRGDGGLHWDERRQRWIATASLGYDPSGKRIVKRGSGTTKTEAKNKLKEVLRDHEDGLAIAPTGYTVENAVNDWLMYGLADKDKGTLDNCTILSRTHVIPSLGARKLRDLSAEDVDKWLTEKAKLLSTRTLQGIHSCLNRSVKRAMARDKVKRNVVELCSVPTGRPGRPSKALTLAQAEAVLRTAEGTSMHAYIVLALLTGARTEELRALTWDHVFLKGDPAANPPVPPHIAVWRSVRTGGDTKTRKSRRTLALPARCIDVLWQHWEDQGWDRLAAGDAWEEHGLVFASAVGKELDSTNVRRAFRQAINKADGVNAAEWTPRELRHSFVSLLSDRGVPLEEISRLVGHSGTAVTEEVYRKQIRPVIQTGAVAMDGIFKANPER; the protein is encoded by the coding sequence GTGACCAAACGACGGAGCAGGGGAGACGGCGGACTCCACTGGGACGAGAGGCGTCAGCGCTGGATCGCCACCGCCAGCCTCGGCTACGACCCGAGCGGCAAGCGCATAGTGAAGCGCGGCAGCGGCACGACCAAGACCGAGGCGAAGAACAAGCTGAAGGAAGTCCTCCGAGACCATGAGGACGGGCTCGCCATCGCGCCCACCGGCTACACGGTGGAGAACGCCGTGAACGACTGGCTCATGTACGGGCTGGCCGACAAGGACAAGGGCACGCTCGACAACTGCACGATCCTCAGCCGGACGCACGTGATCCCGTCGCTGGGTGCTCGGAAGCTCCGGGACCTGAGCGCCGAGGATGTGGACAAGTGGCTTACCGAGAAGGCGAAGTTGCTCAGCACGCGCACCTTGCAGGGCATTCACTCTTGTCTCAACCGCTCGGTGAAGCGAGCGATGGCACGGGACAAGGTGAAGCGCAATGTAGTGGAGCTGTGCTCCGTCCCCACGGGCCGGCCCGGGCGCCCGTCCAAGGCACTGACGCTGGCGCAGGCCGAGGCGGTCCTGAGAACAGCAGAGGGCACATCCATGCATGCGTACATCGTTCTGGCTCTGCTCACGGGGGCACGCACGGAGGAGCTGCGGGCACTCACCTGGGATCACGTCTTTCTCAAGGGCGACCCGGCCGCGAACCCGCCCGTGCCACCCCACATCGCGGTCTGGCGATCCGTGCGCACGGGAGGTGACACCAAGACCCGGAAATCCCGGCGCACCCTCGCTCTCCCAGCTCGCTGCATCGATGTGCTCTGGCAGCACTGGGAGGACCAGGGGTGGGACCGGCTGGCCGCCGGCGACGCGTGGGAAGAACACGGTCTTGTGTTCGCCTCGGCCGTCGGTAAGGAACTCGACTCGACCAACGTCCGGCGAGCCTTCCGCCAAGCGATCAACAAGGCCGATGGGGTGAACGCCGCGGAATGGACCCCACGTGAGCTACGCCACAGCTTCGTCTCGCTGCTGTCGGACCGTGGTGTCCCGCTCGAAGAGATCTCGCGCCTGGTCGGGCACTCAGGGACGGCGGTCACTGAGGAGGTCTACCGGAAGCAGATCCGGCCCGTGATCCAGACGGGGGCGGTTGCTATGGACGGCATCTTCAAGGCGAATCCGGAGCGCTAG
- a CDS encoding metallophosphoesterase: MRARYGVPLTLTAVGAAGLAYAAGFEVRSFRLRRVTVPVLPRGMRPLRLLQVSDIHMVGGQRKKQHWLRSLAGLRPDFVINTGDNLSDPDAVPETLDALGPLMELPGAYVFGSNDYYGPKLRNPARYLLERAQGRHGLNGNAPAVGVVHNPWEDLRDAFDAAGWVGLSNTRGRLKLDGFEIALTGLDDPHIKRDRYAQVAGGPESGADLSLAVVHAPYLRSLDAFTADGYPLILAGHTHGGQLCIPFYGALVTNCDLDTDRVKGLSTHTVAGRTSYLHVSAGCGTNRYTPVRFACPPEATLLTLTARD, encoded by the coding sequence ATGCGCGCGCGATACGGAGTACCCCTGACCCTGACCGCAGTCGGCGCGGCCGGCCTGGCCTACGCCGCCGGCTTCGAAGTCCGCTCCTTCCGCCTCCGGCGCGTCACCGTGCCCGTACTGCCCCGCGGAATGCGACCGTTGCGCCTGCTCCAGGTCTCGGACATCCACATGGTCGGCGGCCAGCGCAAAAAGCAGCACTGGCTGCGGTCGCTCGCCGGGCTGCGCCCCGACTTCGTCATCAACACCGGCGACAACCTCTCCGACCCCGACGCCGTCCCGGAGACCCTGGACGCCCTGGGCCCGCTGATGGAGCTCCCCGGCGCCTACGTCTTCGGCTCCAACGACTACTACGGCCCCAAGCTGCGCAACCCGGCCCGCTATCTGCTCGAGCGCGCCCAGGGCCGCCACGGCCTCAACGGCAATGCCCCCGCCGTGGGCGTCGTGCACAACCCGTGGGAGGACCTGCGCGACGCCTTCGACGCCGCCGGCTGGGTCGGCCTGTCCAACACCCGCGGCCGGCTGAAGCTGGACGGCTTCGAGATCGCCCTGACCGGCCTGGACGACCCGCACATCAAGCGCGACCGCTACGCCCAGGTGGCGGGCGGCCCGGAATCCGGCGCCGACCTCTCCCTGGCCGTCGTGCACGCCCCGTACCTGCGCTCGCTGGACGCCTTCACCGCCGACGGCTACCCGCTGATCCTGGCCGGCCACACCCACGGCGGGCAGCTGTGCATCCCCTTCTACGGGGCCCTCGTCACCAACTGCGATCTCGACACCGACCGCGTCAAGGGCCTGTCCACCCACACCGTCGCCGGCCGTACCTCCTACCTCCACGTCTCCGCCGGCTGCGGCACCAACCGCTACACCCCGGTCCGTTTCGCCTGCCCGCCGGAGGCGACGCTGCTGACGCTGACGGCACGGGACTGA
- a CDS encoding GatB/YqeY domain-containing protein, with product MTTLKSKLQDDLTTAIKARDELRSSTLRLTLTAIQKEEVAGTEARELSDGEVEKIIAREAKKRREAADAFEKGGRSDSAERERAEGELLADYLPKQLTDDELEQLVAEAVAEAKGAGAEGPKAMGAVMKIVNPKVAGRADGGRVAATVKKLLAG from the coding sequence ATGACCACGCTCAAGTCCAAGCTTCAGGACGACCTCACCACCGCGATCAAGGCGCGCGACGAGCTGCGCTCCTCCACCCTCCGCCTCACGCTGACCGCGATCCAGAAGGAGGAGGTCGCGGGCACCGAGGCGCGCGAGCTGTCCGACGGCGAGGTCGAGAAGATCATTGCGCGGGAGGCGAAGAAGCGCCGGGAGGCCGCGGACGCCTTCGAGAAGGGCGGCCGCAGCGATTCGGCGGAGCGGGAGCGGGCCGAGGGCGAGCTGCTCGCGGACTATCTGCCCAAGCAGCTGACCGACGACGAGCTGGAGCAGCTGGTCGCGGAGGCCGTGGCGGAGGCCAAGGGCGCGGGCGCCGAGGGGCCGAAGGCGATGGGCGCCGTGATGAAGATCGTCAACCCGAAGGTGGCGGGGCGCGCCGACGGCGGCCGGGTGGCCGCGACGGTGAAGAAGCTGCTGGCGGGCTGA
- a CDS encoding transglycosylase domain-containing protein, translated as MAKKREGGGLSRTQMAAKFLGVSVLAGAVLAGIALPAAGALGLAAKGSVEGFDDIPANLKTPPLSQRTTILDADGGEIAKVYSRDRTVVNLKQISPYMQQAIVAIEDARFYQHGAVDLKGILRALNKNAQSGGVAQGASTLTQQYVKNVFIEEAGDDPDKVAQATQQTLGRKVKELKYAIQLEKELGKRKILQNYLNITFFGQQAYGIEAAAQRYFSKPAKDLNLEESALLAGIVQSPSRYDPVNDPQEAKRRRNTVLQRMADVKDITQAQAHAAAQRPIQLKVSRPQNGCITAVDGAGFFCDYIRKVFLNDKAFGKTRNDRSKRWNEGGMTIHTTLDPQTQKAIQKSVGDHVHEDDQVASAATIVQPGTGKILGMGQSRPYGFGPHQTQINLSVDHDMGGGAGYQPGSTFKPVVAAAALEQGTSPYQKYSSPYRMQYPSPVQTCNGEWQGTDATQNENRSEVGPYGMKEATAKSVNTYFVQLISDIGICPAVKMAQKMGIERADGKPLQQVPSMTLGVQEMSPLTMAAGYAAFANGGEYCSPVAIESITDARGRQMQVPQSSCRSAMSKRTADTINTLLRGVVQDGTGKKAGLKGRDSAGKTGTSDSRYAAWFVGYTPNAAGAVWVGDPLHQRKMYNITIGGVYHDKVYGADTPGPIWRDAMTGALAGRPAPGLSTVPIDDPNKGGNKGDGGQNKGGKHRPGQGHGGDNKPGGGWHIPGFPDVLGGGNGGW; from the coding sequence ATGGCTAAGAAGCGCGAGGGCGGGGGTCTGTCCAGGACCCAGATGGCCGCCAAGTTCCTCGGTGTCAGCGTCCTGGCCGGAGCCGTACTCGCCGGCATCGCGCTGCCCGCCGCCGGGGCGCTGGGCCTGGCCGCCAAGGGCTCGGTCGAGGGCTTCGACGACATCCCGGCCAACCTCAAGACGCCCCCGCTCAGCCAGCGGACCACCATCCTGGACGCCGACGGCGGCGAGATCGCCAAGGTCTACTCCCGCGACCGCACGGTGGTGAACCTCAAGCAGATCTCGCCGTATATGCAGCAGGCGATCGTCGCGATCGAGGACGCGCGCTTCTACCAGCACGGCGCCGTCGACCTGAAGGGCATCCTGCGCGCGCTCAACAAGAACGCCCAGTCGGGCGGCGTCGCCCAGGGCGCGTCCACGCTGACGCAGCAGTATGTGAAGAACGTCTTCATCGAGGAGGCGGGCGACGACCCCGACAAGGTCGCGCAGGCCACCCAGCAGACGCTCGGCCGCAAGGTCAAGGAACTCAAGTACGCGATCCAGCTGGAAAAAGAGCTCGGCAAGCGCAAGATCTTGCAGAACTACCTCAACATCACGTTCTTCGGCCAGCAGGCGTACGGCATCGAGGCCGCCGCCCAGCGCTACTTCAGCAAGCCCGCCAAGGACCTGAATCTGGAGGAGTCGGCCCTGCTGGCCGGCATCGTCCAGTCGCCGAGCCGCTACGACCCGGTCAACGACCCGCAGGAGGCGAAGCGGCGGCGTAACACCGTGCTCCAGCGGATGGCCGATGTGAAGGACATCACCCAGGCCCAGGCCCATGCCGCCGCGCAGCGCCCGATCCAGCTGAAGGTCAGCCGCCCGCAGAACGGCTGCATCACCGCCGTGGACGGCGCGGGCTTCTTTTGCGACTACATCCGCAAGGTCTTTCTCAATGACAAGGCTTTCGGAAAGACCCGCAACGACCGTTCCAAGCGCTGGAACGAGGGCGGGATGACCATTCACACCACCCTCGATCCGCAGACGCAGAAGGCGATCCAGAAGTCGGTCGGCGACCACGTCCACGAGGACGACCAGGTCGCCAGCGCCGCCACCATCGTCCAGCCGGGCACCGGCAAGATCCTCGGCATGGGTCAGTCCCGCCCGTACGGCTTCGGCCCGCACCAGACCCAGATCAATCTCTCGGTGGACCACGACATGGGCGGCGGCGCCGGCTACCAGCCCGGGTCGACCTTCAAGCCGGTGGTCGCGGCGGCCGCGCTGGAGCAGGGCACCAGCCCGTACCAGAAGTATTCCTCGCCGTACCGGATGCAGTACCCGAGCCCGGTGCAGACCTGCAACGGTGAATGGCAGGGCACGGACGCCACCCAGAACGAGAACCGGTCGGAGGTCGGCCCGTACGGGATGAAGGAGGCGACCGCCAAGTCGGTCAACACCTACTTCGTGCAGCTGATCTCCGACATCGGCATCTGCCCCGCGGTCAAGATGGCGCAGAAGATGGGCATCGAACGGGCGGACGGCAAGCCCTTGCAGCAAGTTCCGTCAATGACGCTGGGTGTGCAGGAAATGTCGCCGCTGACCATGGCGGCCGGTTACGCCGCCTTCGCCAACGGCGGCGAGTACTGCTCGCCGGTCGCCATCGAGTCGATCACCGACGCACGCGGCCGGCAGATGCAGGTTCCGCAGAGCAGCTGCCGGAGCGCGATGTCCAAGAGGACCGCGGACACCATCAACACCCTCCTGCGCGGCGTCGTCCAGGACGGCACCGGCAAGAAGGCGGGTCTCAAGGGCCGCGACAGCGCCGGCAAGACGGGCACCAGCGACAGCCGCTACGCCGCCTGGTTCGTGGGCTACACCCCGAACGCGGCCGGGGCGGTCTGGGTCGGCGACCCCCTGCACCAGCGCAAGATGTACAACATCACCATCGGCGGCGTGTACCACGACAAGGTCTACGGCGCCGACACCCCCGGCCCCATCTGGCGCGACGCCATGACCGGCGCCCTGGCGGGCCGCCCCGCACCGGGCCTGTCCACCGTTCCGATCGACGACCCGAACAAGGGCGGGAACAAGGGCGACGGCGGCCAGAACAAGGGCGGCAAGCACCGCCCCGGCCAGGGCCACGGCGGCGACAACAAGCCGGGTGGCGGCTGGCATATCCCGGGCTTCCCGGATGTACTGGGTGGGGGCAACGGGGGTTGGTGA
- a CDS encoding WhiB family transcriptional regulator codes for MSWVTDWSAQAACRTTDPDELFVQGAAQNRAKAVCTGCPVRTECLADALDNRVEFGVWGGMTERERRALLRRRPTVTSWRRLLETARTEYERSTGLLPVDCEDETFDEYAAVG; via the coding sequence ATGAGCTGGGTAACCGACTGGAGCGCACAGGCAGCCTGCCGGACGACAGATCCGGATGAATTGTTCGTGCAAGGGGCGGCGCAAAACCGCGCCAAGGCGGTGTGCACCGGTTGTCCGGTGCGCACGGAGTGCCTGGCCGACGCCCTGGACAACCGGGTGGAGTTCGGCGTGTGGGGCGGTATGACGGAGCGGGAGCGGAGGGCGCTGCTGCGCCGCCGGCCGACCGTGACGTCATGGCGCCGGCTGCTGGAGACGGCGCGCACGGAATACGAGCGCAGCACGGGCCTTTTGCCGGTGGACTGCGAGGACGAGACCTTCGACGAGTACGCCGCCGTGGGGTAG